A single region of the Leishmania panamensis strain MHOM/PA/94/PSC-1 chromosome 21 sequence genome encodes:
- a CDS encoding hypothetical protein (TriTrypDB/GeneDB-style sysID: LpmP.21.1170), whose protein sequence is MPLHPHPLLRATPLPLLHRRLERGPCSGSRSLWILWWLPLQRRCEAHVRVQRRAFATCSMPRSWSSLAPPSSSPSLLSATVQATGVVTRLGPSERLPGLRGVFLTEPMKKFHPIEVLPTAASAAASTTTAATVGGSAEQSNVPRNPASEFSTQAPPLVLNLAFAPRHSISLRRFLALRHMFSTSAYLHVATEDGWYLVAPSSAAPLCDDVPGLQAWCCRHHHRYLKHPAPFSRASTSSSGLSSRVAHPRRRTEIDKLEAALDNGEELSEKQLQRLAAQEKASFAQRPEHEGEDEEDDNPAVDEPRHQASREGVAPAEEILGERTDGAPALAFGLPPPPLRTSPPLITEAHLFDINDGVAWPLPPSDDLANHEYWKGHRQRMALYESTGDTDAAVQREALLAALRADLEITQRLLSEQELYAAAEELFQTLKHKANVTLNVDAETGLLTLVPLRDLRAGEELLLHYGREWWTGRLLFSLLLSVSDAAMPQIRWIEQLFESAVDANEPFPLLISAHEQRKRLRRGGAGSKTARRGLKSKSGSDGGKSQQQPTSSAALAQPHHSCVATSSTTTTTAGPLVSQPKSGRVVLYNTVTRKRATDAAVLAFAVRRSCTDLNFWNRLLLGDVASGLEPVFHLSEPDSEVPMRVLRHALLASLRGVTAVTQSSVSCEDRGAPIVARSAVTNTTAGAAEQNVPPHMTAGACGDGDDDDDVVFSV, encoded by the coding sequence ATGCCGCTGCATCCGCATCCCCTGCTACGTGCtactcctcttcctctcctgcaTCGACGACTAGAGCGAGGGCCATGTAGTGGCAGTAGGAGTCTGTGGATACTCTGGTGGCTGCCGCTTCAGCGACGCTGCGAAGCGCACGTGAGGGTGCAGAGACGCGCCTTTGCCACCTGCTCCATGCCACGTTCGTGGTCctcgctggcgccgccgtcgtcctcACCATCGCTGCTTTCTGCAACGGTGCAGGCAACGGGTGTTGTGACGCGCCTTGGTCCGAGCGAACGCCTCCCTGGTCTGCGCGGCGTGTTCCTCACAGAGCCAATGAAGAAGTTTCACCCCATCGAGGTActgcccaccgctgcctctgccgccgcgtccacTACGACTGCCGCTACAgttggcggcagcgcagagcaGTCTAACGTTCCTCGCAACCCGGCATCCGAATTTTCCACCCAGGCCCCACCGCTCGTGCTGAACTTGGCCTTTGCGCCTCGACATAGCATCTCACTGCGCCGCTTTCTGGCCCTTCGGCACATGTTCAGCACATCTGCCTATCTGCACGTCGCGACAGAGGATGGCTGGTACTTGGTTGCACCAAGttctgcggcgccgctgtgcgaCGACGTCCCTGGCCTGCAggcgtggtgctgccgccatcaTCACCGATACCTCAAACATCCCGCCCCCTTCTCTAGGGCGTCCACATCGTCGTCCGGGCTGTCGTCGCGAGTTGCTCACCCCCGGAGGCGTACCGAAATCGACAAGCTCGAGGCAGCACTGGACAATGGCGAGGAGCTCAGCGAAAAACAGTTGCAGCGGCTGGCCGCACAGGAGAAGGCATCCTTTGCGCAGAGACCAGAACACGAGggggaggatgaggaggacgacaacCCCGCTGTCGATGAACCGCGCCATCAAGCTAGTCGGGAGGGTGTCGCACCCGCCGAGGAAATTCTCGGGGAGCGCACAGATGGCGCGCCCGCACTTGCCTTTggactgccgccgccgcccctgaggacgtcgccgccgctcatCACCGAGGCACATCTCTTCGATATTAATGACGGTGTCGCGtggccactgccgccgtccgATGACTTGGCTAACCACGAGTACTGGAAGGGCCATCGGCAACGCATGGCTCTCTACGAGAGCACCGGCGACACGGACGCGGCcgtgcagcgcgaggcgCTCTTGGCGGCTCTCCGTGCAGATCTGGAGATTACGCAACGACTGTTGTCGGAGCAGGAGCTctacgccgctgccgaggagctCTTTCAGACGTTGAAGCACAAGGCGAACGTGACCCTGAACGTAGACGCTGAAACTGGCCTTCTCACGCTCGTACCGCTGCGGGATCTGCGCGCTGGCGAAGAGCTTCTTCTTCACTACGGCCGCGAGTGGTGGACTGGGCGACTGCTTTTCTCGTTACTCTTGTCCGTCTCGGACGCTGCGATGCCGCAGATCCGGTGGATCGAGCAGCTATTTGAGAGCGCAGTTGACGCGAATGAGCCTTTCCCGCTGCTCATTTCAGCACACGAGCAGCGCAAGCGGCTTcggcgaggcggtgcagggaGTAAAACGGCTCGCAGAGGCCTCAAGAGCAAGtccggcagcgacggtggcaagtcgcagcagcagccaacgtcgtctgcagcgctggcgcagccTCACCACAGCTGTGTTGCCACatcttccaccaccaccaccacggcgggGCCTCTGGTATCTCAGCCCAAGTCAGGCCGTGTCGTGCTGTACAACACTGTCacacgaaagagagcgaccgacgccgccgtgctcGCCTTCGCGGTtcggcggagctgcactGATCTGAACTTTTGGAATCGACTTTTGCTCGGCGACGTGGCAAGCGGGCTCGAGCCGGTGTTTCACCTCTCCGAGCCGGACAGCGAGGTGCCCATGCGAGTGCTgcggcacgcgctgctggcgtctCTTCGCGGTGTGACGGCGGTCACACAGAGCAGCGTTTCGTGTGAGGACCGGGGCGCACCGATTGTGGCGCGCTCGGCCGTCACGAATAccaccgctggtgccgcCGAACAGAACGTCCCACCACACATGACTGCTGGCGCCTgcggtgacggtgatgatgacgatgacgtTGTCTTCAGTGTCTAG